The genomic DNA GGCATTTTGGAAGTGAGAGATTCTAAATAAGAATcactttttattttaaatctatgTTTGGTATTACTTTAAATTCTTGCATATTTATTTTACTTAACATATTAGTTCTTGTATGTTAGATATCATGTTTGATGTGCTAAGTCTTTTTAGAAATATTATATGCTAAGTTAATTGTTAAATCTTGCATATTAAATTGCATATTGTTGAATATTGCATGACAGCTTgttatgttatataatttttttttactataattgaATTAGATCCTAGATGGTATTTAACAAAGTAGTTCTAGAggatgatatttttattattttaagaaGATCATGTACTTACAGTTCTGCATCACCAATCAATCTACTAAAATTTTTCTTTGCTAGAAGATTCTTCATCTCTAAGACTTCACCTTTTGCCTAGCCTTATAGCCCCAACTTCATCTTGCCCAACCTCACTATTAGGACTTCTACTTCTCTAGAGTTCGCTCCTCCATTACTTCTATACTTGTTCAAAGATTGCTCCTTTAGGATTTTTCCTTTGTCGAGAGATCACTCCTCCAAGATATTCACACTTGCTTAAAGTTCACTACTTTAGAATTtttgacatgtttggactttacaTCAAATCATCTAGCATTTGGTCTCCTACATCTGTTAGGATTTCCAATCAACTGTTATGCATTTAGTTACTTTTACAACTAACTACTTAATATGTCTATCATAACTTGTTAGGACTTCTTTCTTTACCAATTCTTTATTCAACTTATGTTAAGTGTCTAATCCATTTGCCTCAATTGTACATCTCTTTTATCAATTATTTGTTAGACTTCTTATCAATGTCAAGTGTTTAATCTATTTGACTGATTTGAAATTCTCTCTTACTAATTCTCAATTGTAACTAAGTCAATCTTAATTAGAGACCGATTGTATCAATAATCTTTCATTAATAACTAAACATAAGGTTCTCctaaatatattattaaatatgaaaatttaaCTTGGTCAATAGCACTAGAATATGTTCAAAAATAGCTAACTTATTTAGCCCAATGATAAATCGTTTCAATGTACGAGAGTCATTAGGCCGTGTACCCGTCTAAATTTTAAGCACATCTAACAATATTTCTTCTATTTCATAAATAGAAGTGCAAAAACCAATTAAAAAAATCCcatgtttttaaaattatcaaaggcttcctattttcaaaaataggatTTTATCCTTCTATACTTTATTTTACTTTCCCTATGTagattataaaatattatttaaattggaTAAAAATTAGAAGAGCATCATTTAATATATCCTTTCCATTAATCATTGAAATAATATTCCAATACCAAAACTACACAGAAGAAGAATGTTAAATTGTCATATTCATAATTTGATctcttattataatatatttatagattttttttttaatatgactTACAATAAAAAGATACTATCTTTTGGGTCATTTATCATGAACAATTTTTAATATAtcctaataattaatttaatttatcctaataattaattaaaaatatctaTAGAACTAAATGGGTTATCCCAAATTCGATAttctttaatttatattttttgttaaaataatattccatcttttctattacccaaGTTACCACTCCATACTGGAGCATTCCGCAAGAATAACAATTGAATCGTCAGGTGGGTGAGAACTTGGGTCAATTGTATTTGTAGCAAGTATGAAGTGCAATTACTATAATAAATAGCGattataatttatatttgttGTGACATAGTATACGGGATATCTTATTCAACTCAAGTTaatattaatcaatattatattctattatataattataattaacatCGAATCTAGAATGATCAATTGATTCCATGAATTTTTTTTACTGATTATAAGATAAATCAAGAATATTTACGATGAGTAactataaattctaatttttataaTGTTATAGAAATTATAATTCATAACTAGAATAACACATACATGGTCGGTCCTAGATTTGATGACAAGTTAATATTTAGGGAGATAGAgtgaaagaggaagaaaagactTTGACTGCTCGATCGAtgcatatgttttttttttatttcgacatttttataaaaaaaattataatattttaaaatttatattaagatctttttaattttattttgaaaataagatTTTGGTAGTAGTTACTttagaaaatatataaaaattatttaaaaaaatgggTCCacctttttttaaatttaattatttttttcatgaatatatttgattactatttaaaaaaatacataaaaatggACCCAGCTAGAAGTGGAGCCCTATACGCTGACCCCATTTTGATTATCTCAGTGCCGACTCTGATTGTAATAACTATAATTCATTGTTACTGTCCTCTATGTATTGACATAGTTGACACATGTACACAGTTGTTGCATTAGGTTTTGAGATCCATCCCTAAAAATACaagattatatattttatttttaaaagcaccgatatatttttaaaatatatcttaTATTTTAGCATTAAAGGATAAAACATTAAATGGATGCCacgtatttataaaattatttaaggcatttttttcaaaaaaaaaaatcattaagtgAGGACCATTCTTTTGTCCTATCTAAGTAATGGGcgcttaaatttattattttaattttctaatataattcaggtaacttttataaaaataatttttaatcatctgataaaatttaagtaatttttataaaaatgaaTAActcaaatattattattttatatgctAACACTTTATATAAGCACATTAAAAGTTTACCgcaaaattacataaaatatttataaaaatattttacaatttaTAAATTAGTActacagcggaaaataaaaaacCCATCCAATATCCATTCGATGTAATTAAACCAAACATAATGGTTGTTTCTAAATTACATCTCTCATTAATTAATTAGCATCCAACTAAAGCATCACTGACCCAAGTCTAATACCAACTCAGCTAATCACGCCATAAGGTAAGTCGGTTCATATGTTTTAACAACACAAATTGAATTGGATaacaatagtttttaaaaagtATCGTGGTTGTTTTGAAGAAAGGAAATATAGAAGAAAGAATAATTAAAGCAGACAAAGAAAAATGGAGGAATAAAATCAGATTCGTTTCACCTAaccatcaaaaaaaaattattatcctGAAACAGAAACTATGAATaggattaaatatatattttttttcttctcgagTAAATACTAAATCTGATGCCTTGTGTATCTATTTTGGACCGAACTATTATTAAAACAGGAATTAAGAatagaattaaaaattatttccttcctatttatttaCCTcccaattaaataataaatagtaAATATTATACAGGCAAATAGTGAATGGATACATATAtgtcctcctcttcttttatatcgcaCAGGAACATGATATAATTAATTGACAAAAATGAATGAGCGGTTTTGagtttatttattaatataaatttgGCCTTCGGCTTAGCTGTAAAATGTTCTATAAATACACCTCTGAGCTTATCTGTAATTTGCATAAGAAGACCCGCATATAGGCCTTCTGTGTGGTCTGTCTGCCCTCTTATTTCCTTCCGGCCGAGGCGACGCGAAGCGAAGCGTTGCGGGCGCAGCCCTTCCTTCTCCGCCACGACCATGGAAATCCGTCGCAGGCTTCCGCCGAGCGTTGCCTCTGCATCCAAGGGGCGCAAGCCTGTCCCGGAGGCTCCCGTGCAGGCCTCCGATGCTCTCCCCGTCCCGATCCGCTATACCAACCTCCTCTTCTCCGCGCTCTTCGCCGCCTCTCTGGTTTTCCTTATGCGCCGGTGGCGCGAGAAGGTCCGTatctcttctcctctccacgtCGTTGGCCTCGCTGAGATCGTTGCCATCGTCGGCCTTGTAGCCTCCCTCATCTACCTCCTCAGCTTTTTTGGGATCGCGTTCGTCCAGTCCATCGTTTCCTCAAATGACGAGGAGGACGATTTCCTCCTCACCGATTCCGCGGAGCCCTCTGCCACGCCCGCTCCCACTCCATCTCCCGCTCCTGCGCCTTGCTCGCTTCTCTGCTCCGCTTCGGCCCTCGAGAAAATTCCAGATCTCATCGCTGACGACGAGGAGATCGTCTCTTCCGTTGTCGCCGGGAAAGTTCCATCCTACGTTCTGGAGTCCAAGCTCGGCGATTGCCGAAGAGCGGCCGGGATCCGGCGAGAGGCGCTGAGGCGGACTACCGGGAGGGGCCTGGAGGGTCTTCCCCTTGACGGATTCGACTACGCGTCCATATTGGGACAATGCTGCGAACTCCCAATAGGGTACGTGCAGTTGCCGGTGGGGATCGCCGGACCACTTCTGCTCAATGGGAGACAATACCACGTGCCTATGGCGACCACGGAGGGTTGCCTGGTGGCGAGCACCAACAGGGGTTGTAAAGCCATCTTGGAGTCTGGGGGAGCCACCGCAATTGTTCTAAGGGATGGTATGACGAGAGCTCCGGCAGTGAGGCTGCCATTGGCAAAGCGTGCTG from Zingiber officinale cultivar Zhangliang chromosome 4A, Zo_v1.1, whole genome shotgun sequence includes the following:
- the LOC121969888 gene encoding 3-hydroxy-3-methylglutaryl-coenzyme A reductase 3-like; its protein translation is MEIRRRLPPSVASASKGRKPVPEAPVQASDALPVPIRYTNLLFSALFAASLVFLMRRWREKVRISSPLHVVGLAEIVAIVGLVASLIYLLSFFGIAFVQSIVSSNDEEDDFLLTDSAEPSATPAPTPSPAPAPCSLLCSASALEKIPDLIADDEEIVSSVVAGKVPSYVLESKLGDCRRAAGIRREALRRTTGRGLEGLPLDGFDYASILGQCCELPIGYVQLPVGIAGPLLLNGRQYHVPMATTEGCLVASTNRGCKAILESGGATAIVLRDGMTRAPAVRLPLAKRAAELKAFLENPNNFEMISLVFNKSSRFAKFQGIKCALAGRNLYMRFSCSTGDAMGMNMVSKGVQNVLDYLLTDFPDMEVIGISGNYCSDKKPAAVNWIEGRGKSVVCEAIIKEEVVKKTLKINVPALVELNVIKNLAGSAVAGSLGGFNAHASNIVSAVFIATGQDPAQNIESSHCITMMEAVNDGKDLHVSVTMPSIEVGTVGGGTQLASQAACLDLLGVKGANLDTPGANARLLATIVAGAVLAGELSLLSALAAGQLVKSHMKYNRSNKDFNKVAP